The Glycine max cultivar Williams 82 chromosome 12, Glycine_max_v4.0, whole genome shotgun sequence genome window below encodes:
- the LOC100778511 gene encoding Probable polyol transporter 4-like: protein MGFQQHGNMEVGLSGITLGTKNKYKRMNSELPEGYDDVLHQEARRNSTRKYVIACAFFASLNNVLLGYDVGVMSGAVIFIKEDLKISEVKEEFLIGILSIVSLLGSLGGGRTSDIIGRKWTMAIAAVIFQIGSLIMTLAPSFSILMVGRLLAGVGIGFGGLIAPIYIAEISPNTTRGFLTTFPEIFINLGILLGYVSNYTFSGFSPHINWRIMLAVGILPSVFIGFALFIIPESPRWLVMQNRIEEARSVLLKTNESDREVEERLAEIQQAAGLANCEKYEEKPVWYELLFPSPSLRRMMITGIGIQCFQQISGIDATVYYSPEIFKAAGIEDNAKLLAATVVVGVTKTLFILVAIFLIDKKGRRPLLFVSTIGMTICLFSIGASLSLFPQGSFVIALAILFVCGNVAFFSVGLGPVCWVLTSEIFPLRVRAQASSLGAVGNRVCSGLVAMSFLSVSRAISVAGAFFVFAAISSLAIVFVYMLVPETKGKSLEQIEIMFKNEHERQGSEMELGDVEIEQFVQDKTVLTN from the exons ATGGGGTTCCAACAACATGGGAATATGGAAGTGGGGTTGTCTGGAATCACTTTGGGAACAAAGAACAAGTACAAGAGGATGAACTCCGAGCTTCCGGAAGGTTACGATGATGTTTTGCATCAAGAAGCAAGGAGAAACAGTACCAGGAAATATGTCATAGCCTGTGCCTTCTTTGCTTCTCTCAACAATGTCCTTCTTGGCTATG ATGTGGGTGTGATGAGTGGAGCAGTTATATTTATCAAAGAAGATCTGAAGATATCTGAGGTGAAGGAAGAATTTTTGATTGGTATATTGAGCATTGTTTCTCTGCTGGGAAGTCTAGGTGGTGGAAGAACTTCAGATATTATTGGTAGGAAATGGACAATGGCCATAGCTGCAGTGATTTTTCAAATTGGCTCACTCATAATGACTCTTGCTCCTTCATTTTCAATACTAATGGTTGGAAGACTTTTAGCCGGTGTGGGAATAGGATTTGGAGGCTTGATTGCCCCTATATATATTGCAGAGATATCACCAAACACCACCAGAGGCTTTCTCACTACCTTCCCAGAGATTTTCATTAATCTAGGAATTCTTCTTGGTTATGTGTCAAATTATACTTTTTCAGGCTTTTCACCACACATAAACTGGAGGATAATGCTTGCTGTGGGGATTTTGCCCTCAGTCTTCATTGGCTTTGCTCTTTTCATCATTCCTGAGTCACCAAGGTGGTTAGTAATGCAGAACCGGATCGAAGAAGCAAGATCAGTGCTTCTGAAAACAAATGAGAGTGATAGAGAAGTGGAGGAGAGGCTAGCAGAAATACAACAGGCTGCTGGTTTGGCCAATTGTGAAAAGTATGAGGAGAAACCTGTGTGGTATGAGCTGTTGTTTCCTTCGCCTTCGCTTCGCCGAATGATGATCACAGGAATTGGGATTCAGTGTTTTCAACAGATTTCTGGAATTGATGCAACTGTGTATTACAGCCCTGAAATCTTCAAAGCTGCTGGGATTGAGGATAATGCAAAACTCCTAGCTGCTACTGTTGTTGTGGGTGTGACAAAGACCCTTTTTATATTGGTAGCAATCTTTCTTATTGACAAAAAAGGTAGAAGGCCACTACTCTTTGTAAGCACAATTGGCATGACAATTTGTTTGTTTAGCATAGGAGCTAGTCTTTCTTTGTTTCCACAAGGGTCATTTGTGATTGCATTGGCAATTCTATTTGTTTGTGGGAATGTGGCTTTCTTTTCTGTTGGATTAGGCCCTGTGTGTTGGGTTTTGACATCTGAAATCTTCCCTTTAAGAGTGCGTGCTCAAGCATCTTCACTTGGAGCTGTGGGCAATAGGGTGTGTAGTGGCCTTGTGGCCATGTCTTTCCTTTCCGTTTCCCGTGCAATTTCAGTGGCTGGAGCATTCTTTGTGTTTGCTGCTATTTCTTCTCTAGCCATTGTCTTTGTCTACATGCTAGTTCCTGAGACTAAAGGGAAGTCATTGGAGCAGATAGAGATCATGTTTAAGAATGAACATGAGAGGCAAGGAAGTGAAATGGAGTTAGGAGatgttgaaattgaacaatttgTGCAGGACAAAACAGTtttgacaaattaa
- the LOC121173215 gene encoding clathrin light chain 1-like yields the protein MASFEEQSHQSPTRGPFDDDNSYTDTDMGMGYESHQHYDYDDQHPQLNVDPNNNNFTDNSHSPSVYGFGVSTPNPDHVSPFEPATADDTTFTSDGPMLPDPSQMQEEGHARREWRRSDLFSLHSSHFKCFCFCYYVLYVCKLIGAVM from the coding sequence ATGGCGTCGTTCGAGGAACAATCACATCAATCGCCGACAAGGGGACCCTTCGACGATGACAACAGCTACACGGACACGGACATGGGCATGGGCTACGAGTCTCATCAGCATTACGATTACGATGATCAACACCCTCAACTCAACGTCGATCCAAATAACAACAATTTCACCGATAACTCACATTCTCCTTCTGTTTATGGCTTTGGTGTTTCCACCCCTAACCCCGACCACGTGTCCCCCTTCGAACCCGCTACCGCCGATGACACCACCTTCACCTCCGACGGTCCAATGCTCCCGGACCCATCTCAAATGCAAGAGGAAGGCCATGCTAGACGTGAATGGCGACGGTCAGATTTATTTTCACTACATTCTTCTCATTTcaagtgtttttgtttttgttattatgtATTATATGTGTGCAAGTTAATTGGTGCAGTGATGTAA
- the LOC100779042 gene encoding protein STABILIZED1: protein MVFIVSPNHKTFSIDLNPNTTTLHLLKLAIQQTLTLPISHQRLFLSHSRRLTADNDGSDDSLLISDLGVGPYSTLTLHVPFLGGTNPPAVPKPRFDFLNSKPPPNYVAGLGRGATGFTTRSDIGPARAAPDLPDRSATTIGGTSGAGRGRGKPGEDEDDDEGEDKGYDENQKFDEFEGNDVGLFASAEYDEDDKEADAVWEAIDKRMDSRRKDRREARLKQEIEKYRASNPKITEQFADLKRRLYTLSPDDWQSLEKFESGGYSSRNKKKRFESFVPVPDTLLEKARQEQEHVTALDPKSRAANGTETPWAQTPVTDLTAVGEGRGTVLSLKLDRLSDSVSGMTNVDPKGYLTVLNSMKITSDAEISDFKKARLLLKSVTQTNPKHPPGWIAAARLEELAGKLQVARQLIQKGCEECPKNEDVWLEACRLANPDEAKAVIARGVKSIPNSVKLWMQASKLENDDANRSRVLRKGLEHIPDSVRLWKAVVELANEEDARLLLHRAVECCPLHVELWLALARLETYDNAKKVLNRARERLSKEPAIWITAAKLEEANGNTSMVGKIIERGIRALQREGVVIDREAWMKEAEAAERAGSVVTCQAIIHNTIGVGVEEEDRKRTWVADAEECKKRGSIETARAIYAHALTVFLTKKSIWIKAAQLEKSHGTRESLDALLRKAVTYRPQAEVLWLMGAKEKWLAGDVPAARAILQEAYAAIPNSEEIWLAAFKLEFENHEPERARMLLAKARERGGTERVWMKSAIVERELGNIEEERRLLDEGLKQFPSFFKLWLMLGQLEEQLAENAKRLDQPEKWLDHMNAAKKVYESGLRNCPNCVPLWLSLANLEEEMNGLSKARAVLTMARKKNPQNPELWLAAVRAELKHGYKKEADILMAKALQECPNSGILWAASIEMVPRPQRKTKSADAIKKCDHDPHVIAAVAKLFWLDRKVDKARTWLSRAVTLAPDIGDFWALLYKFELQHGTEENQKDVLKRCIAAEPKHGEKWQAISKAVENSHQPTESILKKVVVALGKEENAAENNKH, encoded by the coding sequence ATGGTGTTCATCGTGTCACCCAATCACAAAACCTTCTCCATAGACCTAAACCCTAACACCACCACTCTTCATCTCCTCAAACTCGCTATACAACAAACCCTAACCCTTCCAATCTCCCACCAGCGCCTCTTCCTCTCCCACAGTCGCCGATTAACCGCCGACAATGACGGTTCCGACGATTCCCTTCTTATCTCCGATCTCGGCGTCGGACCCTACTCAACCCTAACCCTCCACGTCCCCTTCCTCGGCGGCACCAACCCTCCGGCGGTGCCCAAACCGCGCTTCGACTTCCTCAACTCCAAGCCGCCTCCGAATTACGTCGCCGGTCTCGGCCGTGGCGCCACCGGCTTCACCACGCGGTCCGATATCGGTCCGGCCCGTGCCGCGCCCGACCTTCCGGACCGGTCCGCCACCACCATCGGCGGCACCTCCGGCGCCGGACGTGGCCGCGGGAAGCCCGGGGAGGATGAGGACGACGACGAGGGCGAGGACAAGGGATACGATGAGAATCAGAAGTTTGATGAGTTCGAAGGGAACGACGTCGGTTTATTCGCTTCGGCGGAATACGATGAAGATGACAAAGAAGCAGATGCGGTTTGGGAAGCAATTGATAAGAGGATGGATTCGCGGAGGAAGGATAGGAGGGAAGCGAGGTTGAAGCAGGAGATTGAGAAATACCGCGCTTCGAACCCTAAAATCACTGAGCAATTCGCTGATTTGAAGAGGAGATTGTATACCCTTTCTCCTGATGATTGGCAGAGTCTTGAGAAGTTCGAGAGTGGGGGGTATTCGTCGAGGAACAAGAAGAAGAGGTTTGAGAGTTTTGTGCCTGTGCCTGATACACTTTTGGAGAAGGCAAGGCAAGAGCAAGAGCATGTGACAGCATTGGATCCTAAGAGTAGGGCTGCTAATGGGACTGAGACTCCTTGGGCACAAACCCCGGTTACTGATTTGACTGCTGTTGGTGAGGGTAGAGGAACTGTGTTGTCTTTGAAGTTGGATAGGTTGTCGGATTCGGTTTCTGGGATGACCAATGTCGATCCTAAAGGGTACTTGACTGTGCTTAATAGTATGAAGATTACTAGTGATGCTGAGATTTCGGATTTCAAGAAGGCTAGGTTGCTGCTCAAGAGTGTTACGCAGACGAATCCGAAGCACCCACCGGGTTGGATTGCGGCTGCGAGGCTGGAGGAGTTGGCGGGGAAGCTGCAGGTGGCGAGGCAGTTGATACAGAAAGGGTGTGAGGAGTGTCCCAAAAATGAGGATGTGTGGCTGGAGGCTTGTAGGCTGGCGAATCCGGATGAGGCGAAGGCGGTGATTGCGCGGGGTGTCAAGTCCATTCCCAATTCGGTGAAGTTGTGGATGCAGGCTTCAAAGTTGGAGAATGATGATGCGAATAGGAGTAGGGTTTTGAGGAAGGGGTTGGAGCACATTCCTGATTCTGTTAGGCTGTGGAAGGCTGTTGTGGAGCTTGCTAATGAGGAGGATGCTAGGCTTTTGCTTCACAGGGCTGTGGAGTGTTGTCCTTTGCATGTTGAACTGTGGCTTGCGCTTGCGAGGTTGGAGACTTATGACAATGCTAAGAAGGTTCTTAATAGGGCGAGGGAGAGGCTGTCCAAGGAGCCAGCTATATGGATAACTGCTGCCAAGTTGGAGGAAGCTAATGGGAATACTTCCATGGTTGGCAAGATCATTGAAAGGGGTATAAGGGCTTTGCAGAGAGAAGGTGTGGTGATTGATAGGGAAGCTTGGATGAAGGAAGCAGAGGCAGCTGAGCGTGCTGGGTCGGTTGTAACTTGCCAAGCAATAATTCATAATACTATTGGGGTTGGAGTTGAAGAAGAAGATAGGAAGAGGACATGGGTTGCTGATGCTGAGGAATGCAAGAAAAGAGGTTCTATTGAGACTGCCCGAGCTATATATGCTCATGCCTTGACTGTCTTCTTAACTAAGAAGAGCATATGGATCAAAGCAGCCCAGCTGGAAAAGAGTCATGGTACCAGGGAATCTCTTGATGCATTACTTCGTAAAGCAGTTACCTACAGACCACAGGCTGAAGTTCTTTGGCTTATGGGTGCCAAAGAGAAGTGGCTTGCTGGAGATGTGCCTGCAGCTCGTGCTATCCTCCAAGAAGCTTATGCTGCCATTCCCAATTCTGAGGAAATATGGCTTGCTGCTTTCAAGCTAGAATTTGAAAACCATGAACCTGAGAGAGCTAGGATGCTGTTGGCTAAAGCCAGAGAGAGAGGAGGTACAGAAAGAGTCTGGATGAAATCAGCAATTGTGGAGAGAGAACTGGGGAACATTGAAGAGGAGAGGAGATTGTTAGATGAAGGTCTGAAGCAATTCCCTTCATTCTTTAAATTGTGGTTGATGCTTGGCCAGCTTGAGGAACAGCTTGCTGAGAATGCAAAGAGGCTTGATCAGCCTGAAAAGTGGCTTGATCACATGAATGCAGCTAAGAAAGTCTACGAATCTGGATTGAGAAACTGTCCTAATTGCGTACCACTTTGGCTCTCTCTTGCTAATCTTGAAGAGGAGATGAATGGACTGAGTAAAGCACGTGCAGTTCTCACAATGGCTCGCAAGAAGAATCCTCAAAACCCTGAACTCTGGCTTGCTGCTGTTAGAGCGGAATTGAAGCATGGATATAAGAAAGAAGCTGATATTTTGATGGCAAAAGCATTGCAGGAGTGTCCTAACAGTGGTATTCTGTGGGCAGCATCAATTGAGATGGTTCCTCGTCCCCAACGTAAAACCAAGAGCGCGGATGCCATCAAGAAATGTGACCATGATCCCCATGTTATTGCCGCTGTGGCCAAATTATTTTGGCTTGATAGGAAGGTGGACAAAGCCAGGACTTGGTTGAGTAGGGCTGTGACACTAGCGCCTGATATTGGGGATTTCTGGGCATTGTTATACAAATTTGAACTGCAGCATGGAACAGAGGAGAACCAGAAGGATGTACTGAAGAGATGTATTGCTGCTGAACCAAAACATGGAGAGAAATGGCAAGCAATCTCAAAGGCTGTTGAGAATTCTCATCAACCAACAGAATCCATCTTGAAGAAAGTAGTGGTTGCACTTGGGAAAGAAGAGAATGCGGCTGAGAATAATAAACATTGA
- the EXPB8 gene encoding expansin-B3-like precursor, which yields MQCHRVSAVLFLSLCFRIALVYAQGEPHLTALDQHWFPGTATWYGDPEGDGSTGGACGYGTLVDVKPLKARVGAVGSVLFKKGEGCGACYKVKCLDHSICSKRAVTVIITDECPGCPSDRTHFDLSGSAFGRMAVVGENGQLRNRGEIPVIYRRTPCKYAGKNIAFHVNEGSTPFWLSLLVEFEDGDGDIGSMHIQEAGSSEWQQMNHVWGANWCIVKGPLRGPFSVKLSTSTGKSLTAKDVIPSNWTPKATYTSRLNFLS from the exons ATGCAGTGCCACCGCGTCTCCGCCGTGCTTTTTCTAAGCTTATGCTTTAGAATTGCGCTAGTATACGCGCAAGGAGAGCCTCATCTCACTGCTCTGGACCAACATTGGTTCCCGGGAACCGCCACGTGGTACGGCGACCCCGAAGGTGACGGTAGCACCG GAGGGGCATGTGGGTATGGTACGTTGGTGGACGTGAAGCCGTTGAAGGCAAGGGTGGGAGCAGTGGGGTCAGTGCTGTTTAAGAAGGGGGAAGGGTGTGGTGCTTGCTACAAGGTGAAGTGTTTGGACCATAGCATATGTTCGAAGCGGGCAGTGACGGTTATAATAACGGATGAGTGCCCGGGCTGCCCGTCTGACCGGACGCACTTCGACCTCAGTGGCTCTGCCTTTGGCCGCATGGCAGTTGTGGGTGAAAACGGTCAGCTCAGGAACCGAGGTGAAATCCCAGTCATTTACCGCAG AACACCGTGCAAGTATGCTGGCAAAAACATTGCCTTCCATGTCAATGAAGGCTCCACTCCTTTTTGGCTATCCCTTCTGGTGGAGTTTGAAGATGGAGATGGGGACATTGGCTCCATGCATATACAAGAA GCAGGGTCGAGTGAGTGGCAGCAGATGAATCATGTATGGGGTGCAAATTGGTGCATTGTTAAGGGGCCATTAAGAGGACCTTTCTCTGTTAAACTAAGCACATCTACAGGGAAAAGCCTCACTGCCAAAGATGTTATTCCAAGCAATTGGACTCCAAAAGCCACTTATACCTCTCGCTTAAATTTCCTTTCTTAG
- the LOC100817171 gene encoding epoxide hydrolase A, protein MVWRHQMIAAASAGYQAIAFDFRGYGLSEHPAEPEKAKLLDLVDDVVGLLDSLSITKVVLVGKDFGAVPAYILAALHPDKEPGRAEADCCHFDVKSVIRNIYTLFSGSEILAGDNQEIMDLYNPSTPLPPWFSEEDLATYVSLYEKPGFRFALQVPYSLGYISNIITANNPHGTLGVDSGISDPKITVPALLMMGEKDYVVFKSFGMEDYIRSGTVKNFVPDLEIIYISGSHLVHEQFPEKVNQLIIEFLNKQKHLIV, encoded by the exons ATGGTATGGAGGCACCAGATGATTGCTGCAGCAAGTGCTGGCTACCAGGCTATTGCCTTTGATTTCAGAGGCTATGGACTTTCTGAGCATCCGGCAGAGCCAGAAAAAGCAAAATTACTTGACCTTGTTGATGATGTCGTGGGTCTTTTAGATTCATTAAGCATTACCAAG GTTGTGCTTGTTGGTAAGGACTTTGGTGCCGTTCCAGCATATATTCTTGCTGCTCTCCATCCAGATAAA GAGCCAGGGAGAGCAGAAGCAGATTGTTGCCACTTTGATGTTAAGTCGGTTATAAGAAACATCTACACACTCTTTTCTGGAAGTGAGATACTAGCAGGCGATAATCAGGAAATCATGGACTTGTATAACCCATCTACTCCCCTGCCACCATGGTTCTCTGAGGAAGACCTGGCAACCTATGTATCACTGTATGAAAAACCTGGCTTCAGATTTGCATTGCAGGTTCCATACAG TCTAGGGTACATCAGTAATATTATCACAGCTAATAATCCACACGGGACTCTTGGAGTGGATAGTGGTATAAGTGATCCTAAAATCACAGTTCCAGCACTGCTGATGATGGGTGAGAAAGACTATGTCGTCTTCAAGTCTTTTGGCATGGAGGACTACATCCGAAGTGGCACAGTGAAAAATTTTGTGCCAGACTTGGAAATCATATATATTTCAGGAAGCCATTTGGTGCATGAACAATTTCCCGAGAAGGTGAACCAGCTCATCATTGAATTCCTTAACAAACAAAAGCATCTGATTGTCTGA
- the LOC100779572 gene encoding uncharacterized protein, with amino-acid sequence MAGKLELGPPKSDVSNPKEQAARKILKIVRSQGHPYVELRENGKKFIYFCTLCLAPCYSDDVLFDHLKGNLHKERLSAAKVTLLGPKPWPFNDGLVFFDTSTESHKELEVADSYQNRLLKFNDNDVSLAIVKFGDGVQSNAKPRSIDGMQDDEYALVIPNLLIGDEIFDVKVREVGLGKIAARFLEKCHALNGIKRIWCEWLGKESNGERDGVEVLEHDFAVVIFAYNYDLGRSGLLDDVNTLLPSASGGQKGKSSLSDFDDVSDSVCNQYDSSAEESSDSNNSSSRLTLDQFNNHLCTRFISSKALRKELRRKQRLAAEKVCNICQQKMLPGKDVAALLNLKTRRVACSSRNRTGAFHVFHTSCLIHWIILCEFEIITNHLVCPNVRRVVKRKVASDGNKIGKEKDIGKHIRTVFCPECQGTGMIIDGDGVEQPEFSLSQMFKFKIKACDARRDWIKSPEVLKNCSTGFHFPSQSEEIFEEKVEPINLLHFYRADDQSWA; translated from the exons ATGGCTGGAAAGTTGGAATTGGGGCCTCCGAAGTCTGATGTTTCCAATCCGAAGGAACAAGCGGCGAGGAAGATACTGAAAATTGTTAGATCTCAAGGGCATCCGTATGTTGAGTTGCGCGAGAATGGGAagaaattcatttatttctGCACTCTGTGTCTTGCGCCCTGTTATAGTGATGATGTTCTGTTTGATCACTTGAAAGGCAATCTTCACAAGGAGAGACTATCTGCTGCTAAGGTCACTCTGCTTGGACCGAAACCCTGGCCTTTTAACGATGgtcttgttttctttgatacTTCGACTGAAAGTCATAAAGAGTTGGAAGTTGCAGATAGTTACCAAAACAGGTTGTTGAAGTTTAATGACAATGACGTCAGTCTTGCGATTGTGAAGTTTGGTGATGGGGTTCAGTCAAATGCTAAACCACGTTCGATTGATGGTATGCAAGATGATGAGTATGCATTAGTGATTCCTAATTTGCTGATTGGAGATGAAATATTTGATGTAAAAGTTAGGGAAGTTGGCTTGGGGAAGATTGCCGCAAGATTCCTTGAGAAGTGTCACGCATTGAATGGGATTAAAAGAATATGGTGTGAATGGTTAGGCAAAGAAAGTAATGGTGAACGAGATGGTGTTGAGGTTCTAGAGCATGATTTTGCAGTTGTGATTTTTGCTTATAATTATGATCTGGGTCGGTCAGGTTTGCTTGATGATGTCAACACGTTGCTCCCGTCTGCTTCTGGTGGCCAAAAGGGAAAGTCATCATTGTCTGACTTTGATGATGTTAGCGATTCTGTATGCAATCAGTATGATTCGTCTGCAGAAGAGTCCTCTGATTCAAACAACTCCAGCTCACGATTGACACTAGATCAATTCAACAATCATCTTTGCACAAGGTTCATTTCAAGCAAGGCTTTGAGGAAAGAATTGAGACGGAAGCAGCGGCTGGCAGCAGAGAAAGTGTGTAACATCTGTCAACAAAAAATGCTTCCTGGTAAAGATGTAGCAGctcttttgaatttgaagaCTAGAAGAGTGGCGTGCAGCAGTCGGAATAGAACCGGG GCATTTCACGTATTCCATACATCCTGCCTTATACACTGGATAATCTTGTGTGAATTTGAGATAATCACAAATCATTTAGTCTGTCCAAATGTTAGACGAGTAGTGAAGAGAAAGGTTGCGTCAGATGGCAACaaaattggaaaagaaaaagatattggAAAACATATAAGAACTGTATTCTGCCCAGAGTGCCAAGGTACTGGTATGATCATTGATGGAGATGGGGTGGAGCAGCCAGAATTTTCTTTGTCGCAG atgttcaaattcaaaataaaggcATGTGATGCACGCAGAGATTGGATAAAGAGTCCTGAAGTTTTGAAGAATTGCTCAACTGGGTTTCACTTCCCTTCACAATCTGAAGAGATATTTGAG GAAAAAGTGGAACCCATAAATTTACTGCATTTTTATCGTGCTGATGATCAGAGTTGGGCATAA
- the LOC100817703 gene encoding clathrin light chain 1: MQIYLANQEKFHKEAHNHYWKAIAEIIPREVPNIEKRRGKKEAENKPSVHVIQGPKPGKPTDLARMRQMILKLKQNPPSHMMPPPPKEEKDSKEGKDNKNAKEGKDDKGGKSSTPTATTGVVGNKPTSPAKDVAPEGEAQDPAIVEGEQVASSEPKAA, translated from the coding sequence ATGCAGATATACTTGGCCAACCAAGAGAAATTTCACAAAGAAGCTCACAACCATTACTGGAAAGCAATAGCTGAGATAATTCCTCGCGAGGTTCCTAATATCGAGAAGAGAAGAGGGAAGAAAGAAGCTGAGAATAAGCCTTCTGTTCATGTTATTCAAGGTCCAAAGCCAGGAAAACCTACTGATCTTGCAAGAATGCGCCAAATGATTTTGAAGCTTAAACAGAACCCCCCTTCTCATATGATGCCTCCCCcacccaaagaagagaaagattcaAAAGAAGGCAAAGATAACAAAAATGCAAAGGAAGGGAAGGATGATAAGGGTGGAAAAAGCTCAACACCAACTGCAACAACAGGTGTTGTAGGAAATAAACCTACTTCCCCTGCCAAAGATGTTGCTCCTGAAGGTGAAGCACAAGATCCTGCTATTGTTGAGGGTGAGCAAGTAGCTAGTTCGGAACCAAAAGCTGCTTAG